One stretch of Chitinophaga pendula DNA includes these proteins:
- a CDS encoding gamma-glutamyl-gamma-aminobutyrate hydrolase family protein, giving the protein MSVPITIGITDCSKYALYASWILRSLPGVTALRLSVAHGLDDLSRCNGVVLTGGEDVHPRFYGAPGYLPYCYPDDINEARDEFELNVLSYTEQQGLPVLGICRGLQIANVFFDGTLVPDIPTWGHFSHAKLADGSDRYHAVQVDPSSWLYGILQTGSGEVNSNHHQSAGRVGRGLVASVLSPDGVIEALERQHPADASFLCLVQWHPERMREPESPFVQSIAAAFLAAIQSL; this is encoded by the coding sequence GTGAGTGTACCTATTACTATCGGTATTACGGATTGCAGCAAGTATGCGTTGTATGCATCCTGGATATTACGCAGTCTGCCAGGGGTAACGGCGTTGCGGTTGTCTGTTGCGCACGGGCTGGATGATCTTTCCCGATGTAACGGTGTGGTATTGACTGGCGGGGAGGATGTACATCCGCGGTTTTACGGAGCGCCGGGATATTTGCCTTATTGTTACCCGGATGATATCAATGAGGCCCGGGATGAATTTGAGTTGAATGTGCTCAGTTATACGGAGCAGCAAGGCTTGCCGGTGTTGGGTATCTGCCGGGGGTTGCAGATTGCGAATGTGTTCTTTGACGGTACGCTGGTGCCAGATATTCCTACCTGGGGTCATTTTTCGCATGCGAAGCTGGCGGATGGCAGTGACCGTTATCATGCGGTGCAGGTGGACCCTTCGTCGTGGTTGTATGGCATTTTACAGACGGGTTCGGGGGAGGTGAACAGTAATCATCATCAGTCGGCGGGGCGAGTAGGACGAGGGTTGGTGGCCAGTGTGCTTTCGCCGGACGGGGTGATAGAGGCCCTGGAGCGGCAGCATCCTGCGGATGCGTCTTTCCTATGCCTGGTGCAGTGGCATCCGGAGCGGATGCGGGAACCGGAGAGTCCTTTTGTGCAATCTATCGCCGCTGCTTTTCTGGCGGCCATCCAATCATTATAA
- a CDS encoding aldehyde dehydrogenase family protein yields the protein MQVINPATEAIIATLTADTLDSLTAKYNTLWQAHGLWAALPLPARTSIIRRFNELLQEQRDTLAATLTAETGKPLQQAINEVNGARSRVQWLADHAEQYLTDEVMTTQPGLREVISYEPLGVICNISAWNYPYLVGVNVFVPALLAGNAVLYKPSEYATLTGLHIARLLQEAGVPAEVFQVGIGGKETGELLLDLPFDGYFFTGSYRTGQHIYERVAVKMVPCQLELGGKDPIYVTDDITDIKAVAAGTADGAFYNNGQSCCAVERIYVHERVYDAYIAAFAEEVRSWKTGDPTVAGVYIGPLTRQAQVATLEAQVADARAKGATVLTGGQAVAGKGYYFAPTVLTEVDHTMQVMQEESFGPIIGIMKVRDDEEALALMQDTPYGLTAGVYSNDEGRAKQLLRQLNVGTGYWNCCDRVSAPVPWSGRKQSGIGSTLSHQGIRAFTHPKAFHLRG from the coding sequence ATGCAAGTTATCAATCCGGCGACGGAAGCCATCATAGCTACATTGACAGCGGATACGCTGGACTCGCTTACGGCCAAATACAATACGCTGTGGCAGGCGCACGGTCTATGGGCAGCGCTACCGCTGCCGGCGCGTACGTCTATCATCCGGCGATTCAACGAGTTACTGCAGGAGCAGCGGGATACGCTAGCGGCTACACTGACGGCGGAGACCGGTAAGCCGCTGCAGCAGGCTATCAACGAGGTGAATGGGGCGAGGAGCCGTGTGCAGTGGTTAGCCGATCATGCGGAGCAGTACCTGACGGATGAGGTCATGACGACGCAGCCCGGGTTGCGGGAGGTGATCAGTTATGAGCCATTAGGTGTGATCTGTAATATTTCGGCATGGAACTACCCCTACCTGGTAGGAGTGAATGTGTTCGTGCCGGCATTGCTGGCTGGCAATGCGGTGCTTTACAAGCCTTCGGAATATGCGACGCTGACGGGTTTGCATATTGCGCGATTGTTGCAGGAAGCTGGGGTGCCGGCGGAGGTATTCCAGGTAGGCATCGGCGGTAAGGAGACGGGGGAGCTATTACTGGACTTACCTTTTGACGGTTATTTCTTTACAGGTTCTTACCGAACGGGGCAGCATATCTATGAGCGGGTGGCGGTAAAGATGGTACCCTGTCAGCTGGAGCTGGGAGGTAAGGACCCGATCTATGTGACGGATGATATTACGGACATTAAGGCAGTTGCTGCCGGTACGGCGGACGGCGCTTTTTATAACAACGGGCAGAGCTGTTGTGCGGTGGAGCGGATCTATGTGCATGAGCGGGTGTATGATGCCTACATTGCGGCGTTTGCGGAGGAGGTACGCTCCTGGAAGACCGGCGATCCGACTGTTGCCGGCGTTTATATAGGACCGCTGACGCGGCAGGCGCAGGTGGCGACGTTGGAAGCGCAGGTAGCGGATGCACGCGCCAAAGGCGCTACGGTGCTGACCGGCGGGCAAGCGGTAGCTGGTAAGGGTTATTATTTTGCGCCTACGGTGCTGACGGAGGTGGATCATACGATGCAGGTGATGCAGGAGGAGAGTTTCGGTCCTATTATCGGGATCATGAAGGTGCGGGATGATGAGGAAGCGCTGGCGTTGATGCAGGATACGCCTTATGGACTTACGGCCGGTGTATATAGTAATGATGAAGGCCGGGCGAAACAGTTGTTACGGCAGCTGAATGTGGGAACGGGCTACTGGAACTGTTGTGACCGAGTAAGTGCGCCGGTGCCATGGAGTGGGCGTAAGCAATCGGGTATTGGCTCGACATTGTCGCACCAGGGGATACGCGCCTTTACGCATCCAAAAGCTTTTCATTTACGCGGATAA
- a CDS encoding BamA/TamA family outer membrane protein, which produces MNRSGINTRTYNDRKLVKWLACLLLCSSISSLSRIAEAQVKVPDMVSKTTARIGVFSVKDTLFFNDPTTGDIRFRLQLPAGYQPSYAAWNPTGTLLVISGKTTSTTVYQITADAAVSIKELPVRSQAATFNHQGDRLYLFHSKSILKSHLSVFNTQSWENIKTAPAPFNLKNLSVLPGDALLTYTSGGLIKTVHTADLKAHKVYWETAQQDIMTSHPATPDQLASATPKGVIQIRKMPQDAIVTEINGHITRIKALEYNPAGSLLASADKYGKLFVWSLATKRPLLFKENIMVPPHWDTTGTLFVQDTARPYIRHILFRPEDSTNTPVNIPKGKGWFGAEKMSRFNAIPQPVIDYSPETGIMLGLSASLLVRPIDTANAGATYRPSIYTVSGAYGFGGQQIRLGLYMDTYTKAGWHFEENISYNAHNRNYYFGIGGASSREDKKVYRSNTFNLNGGIYKLLHNVYNVGINYHLRHDTKSSFEDKSTPNLPEGIGGTLLGIGPVLRYDNRDNILYSTKGSYLDISFFRYGIFGIGDFNFNKIKVDYRKYFPLSKADHPVVIAVQGLADMTWDGQVPFYNLPYFTSDRTLRGLWRNLYVDNQIITVQAELRGFFSQADPRIGYSVFAGAGDGSRNFFRIYSPDIKFGYGAGLRIQIVPKIKMYARVDYCFTSQGDQGFFGGIGTAF; this is translated from the coding sequence ATGAACAGATCAGGTATCAATACCAGAACCTACAACGATAGAAAATTAGTAAAATGGCTCGCCTGCCTCCTCCTGTGTAGCAGCATAAGCAGCCTCAGCAGGATCGCGGAAGCACAGGTGAAAGTGCCCGACATGGTTAGTAAAACTACCGCCCGTATCGGCGTATTCTCGGTAAAGGATACCTTGTTCTTTAATGATCCCACTACCGGCGATATCCGCTTTCGCCTGCAACTACCTGCCGGATACCAACCGTCCTATGCCGCATGGAATCCCACGGGTACCTTGCTGGTCATCTCCGGCAAAACCACCTCCACCACCGTCTATCAAATTACAGCCGACGCTGCCGTTAGCATAAAAGAACTGCCCGTCCGCTCTCAGGCCGCCACGTTTAACCACCAGGGTGACCGGCTATATCTCTTTCATTCCAAATCCATCCTCAAAAGCCACCTCTCCGTTTTCAATACCCAATCCTGGGAAAATATAAAAACGGCACCGGCGCCTTTCAATCTTAAAAACTTATCCGTACTCCCGGGAGATGCCCTCCTCACATATACCAGCGGCGGCCTAATCAAAACCGTTCACACCGCCGATCTCAAAGCCCACAAAGTATATTGGGAAACAGCGCAGCAAGACATCATGACCAGCCATCCGGCTACCCCCGATCAACTGGCCTCCGCCACTCCCAAAGGTGTCATCCAGATCCGCAAAATGCCGCAAGACGCTATCGTCACCGAAATAAACGGTCATATCACCCGCATCAAAGCACTCGAATATAATCCCGCAGGCAGCTTGCTCGCCAGCGCCGATAAATATGGTAAACTCTTCGTTTGGTCCCTGGCCACCAAACGCCCCTTACTGTTTAAAGAGAACATCATGGTACCGCCTCACTGGGATACCACCGGCACCTTGTTCGTACAGGACACCGCCCGCCCTTACATCCGCCATATCCTCTTCCGGCCGGAAGACAGCACCAACACGCCCGTCAATATCCCTAAAGGCAAAGGCTGGTTCGGCGCAGAAAAAATGTCAAGGTTCAACGCCATCCCACAACCGGTCATCGACTACTCACCGGAAACCGGCATCATGCTCGGACTTTCCGCTAGCTTGCTCGTAAGACCCATCGATACCGCCAACGCAGGTGCCACCTATCGCCCTTCCATATACACCGTCTCCGGCGCATATGGCTTTGGTGGCCAACAGATCCGCCTCGGCCTCTACATGGACACCTACACGAAAGCCGGTTGGCACTTCGAAGAAAATATCTCCTACAACGCTCACAACCGTAACTATTACTTCGGCATCGGCGGCGCCTCCTCCCGGGAAGACAAAAAAGTATATCGCTCCAATACCTTCAACCTCAACGGTGGAATATATAAACTGCTGCACAACGTGTACAACGTAGGGATCAACTACCACCTCCGCCATGACACCAAATCCAGCTTCGAAGACAAATCAACACCCAACCTGCCCGAAGGCATAGGTGGTACCCTCCTCGGTATAGGCCCCGTACTGCGCTACGATAACCGCGACAATATCCTCTATTCCACCAAGGGCAGCTACCTCGATATCTCCTTCTTCCGATACGGCATATTCGGCATCGGCGATTTCAACTTCAATAAAATAAAAGTCGACTACCGTAAATATTTCCCGCTCAGCAAAGCAGACCACCCCGTAGTCATCGCCGTGCAGGGACTGGCCGATATGACCTGGGATGGACAAGTACCGTTCTACAACCTCCCGTATTTTACTTCCGACAGAACACTGAGAGGCCTCTGGCGCAACCTATATGTAGACAACCAGATCATTACCGTGCAGGCAGAATTGAGAGGCTTCTTCTCTCAGGCAGATCCTCGTATAGGCTACTCCGTATTCGCAGGCGCCGGCGATGGCTCCCGCAACTTCTTCCGTATATATTCACCGGATATCAAATTCGGCTATGGCGCAGGGCTGCGCATACAGATAGTACCGAAAATAAAAATGTACGCTAGAGTAGATTATTGCTTCACCAGTCAGGGCGACCAGGGTTTCTTCGGTGGTATAGGTACTGCATTTTAA
- a CDS encoding DUF1543 domain-containing protein yields MKLFMLMLGCKPQGRHTEQHDIFFGIANTLRELIPDIEAFWPEAVGNIHIDAWREVNHVNGYRVQVDPRKEAQPAQQQEGSPRLFFMNLGGYKENEFDEFHYRMLVAAPEKGAAIRFAKATAFYQHTGFKGAESHIDDKYGVDVDDLYQIEEILPASTKDKYIISLHPQEDVTTNDPIQMGYFRLNKL; encoded by the coding sequence ATGAAACTGTTTATGTTAATGTTGGGATGCAAACCCCAGGGCAGACACACAGAACAACACGATATCTTTTTCGGGATCGCTAATACCCTTCGCGAACTGATACCCGATATCGAAGCATTCTGGCCCGAAGCAGTGGGTAATATCCATATCGATGCCTGGCGGGAAGTCAATCACGTCAACGGATACAGGGTACAGGTAGACCCCCGTAAAGAAGCACAACCTGCTCAACAGCAGGAGGGAAGCCCTCGCCTCTTCTTCATGAACCTGGGTGGCTATAAGGAAAATGAATTCGACGAATTCCACTATCGTATGCTCGTCGCTGCACCCGAAAAAGGCGCCGCTATCCGCTTCGCCAAAGCCACCGCGTTCTACCAGCATACCGGCTTCAAAGGCGCCGAATCTCATATCGATGATAAATATGGCGTCGATGTCGACGACCTCTACCAGATAGAGGAAATACTACCCGCATCCACCAAAGACAAATACATCATCAGCCTGCATCCCCAAGAGGATGTAACAACAAACGATCCCATCCAGATGGGATACTTCCGCCTCAATAAATTGTAA
- a CDS encoding helix-turn-helix domain-containing protein gives MRYQEFSPGERLRPYIKCYYYFESETSASMQDIVFPSGNMEVIFNLGEGTWQSAVNGVFHQTPPIELWGQITRPLSVQAQGNNKMLGIKFYVHAAACFFREHLSVLNDQVADARDLMGADVNALHQRLLEEQVLEQRVAMVEHFLQHRLLEAERREQHIRMIGQVVKELQQDILEDNIKTLACRYDVTPRYLQKLFLQYTGLTPKFYHKINRFQLSLKLVAKREHSLTSIAYDCGYFDQSHFIREFRSFTGTTPSNYTHETFPVSLALSNG, from the coding sequence ATGAGATACCAGGAATTTTCACCCGGAGAGCGTTTACGGCCGTATATCAAGTGTTACTACTACTTTGAGTCGGAGACATCGGCATCGATGCAGGACATTGTTTTTCCCAGCGGGAATATGGAAGTGATCTTCAATTTGGGGGAAGGTACCTGGCAGTCGGCGGTGAACGGTGTTTTTCACCAGACGCCGCCGATAGAGTTGTGGGGGCAGATCACGCGGCCGTTGTCGGTGCAGGCGCAAGGTAATAACAAGATGTTGGGTATTAAGTTCTATGTGCATGCTGCGGCTTGTTTTTTCCGGGAGCATTTATCGGTATTGAATGACCAGGTGGCGGATGCGCGGGATCTGATGGGTGCTGACGTTAATGCTTTGCATCAGCGGTTGCTGGAGGAGCAGGTATTGGAGCAGCGGGTGGCGATGGTGGAGCATTTTCTGCAGCACCGGTTGCTGGAGGCGGAGCGGCGGGAGCAGCATATCCGTATGATCGGCCAGGTGGTGAAGGAGTTGCAGCAGGACATTCTGGAGGACAACATTAAAACGTTGGCATGCCGGTATGATGTGACGCCGCGCTATTTACAGAAATTATTTTTACAGTATACGGGACTTACACCGAAGTTCTATCACAAGATCAATCGTTTTCAGCTGAGTCTTAAGCTGGTAGCTAAGCGTGAGCATTCTTTGACATCTATTGCCTATGACTGTGGTTATTTTGATCAGTCTCATTTCATCCGGGAGTTCAGATCATTTACCGGCACTACTCCTTCCAACTACACGCATGAAACTTTTCCTGTCTCTTTAGCACTTAGTAACGGTTAG
- a CDS encoding isocitrate lyase/PEP mutase family protein yields MTSRYSTFVSLHEGSTLLLLPNAWDAASAQVLERQGYRAIATSSAAVAQSLGYADGEDMPFTDYLFVIRRIAAATPLPLTVDLEMGYGRTADAIFANVAALATLGVVGINLEDSQVTADGRVLQDAQVFAEKLGLLRDKLLAAQIDLFINVRCDTYFLDVSDKQAATLRRAALYAAAGADGLFLPGIRAAADIAVVVDHCPLPINVMALPGLADVRTLQELGVKRVSMGPFLFEQVYRELGLLSEQIRQRVDVQVLFGETV; encoded by the coding sequence ATGACATCACGTTATTCCACTTTTGTTTCCCTTCATGAGGGATCTACTTTATTATTATTGCCGAATGCCTGGGATGCTGCGAGTGCGCAGGTATTGGAGCGGCAAGGGTATCGTGCTATTGCTACTTCAAGTGCGGCGGTGGCACAAAGCCTGGGTTATGCGGACGGTGAGGATATGCCATTTACGGATTACCTGTTTGTGATACGCCGTATTGCGGCAGCTACTCCCCTACCCTTGACGGTGGACCTGGAGATGGGTTATGGCCGTACGGCGGACGCGATCTTTGCGAATGTAGCGGCGCTTGCTACACTCGGTGTGGTGGGTATTAACCTGGAAGATTCGCAGGTAACTGCTGACGGGCGGGTGTTACAGGACGCGCAAGTGTTTGCAGAAAAGCTCGGGTTGTTAAGAGACAAATTATTGGCTGCGCAGATCGATCTGTTCATCAACGTTCGTTGTGATACTTATTTTCTTGACGTGTCGGACAAGCAGGCGGCGACGTTGCGGCGAGCAGCGCTTTATGCGGCTGCAGGTGCGGACGGATTGTTTCTGCCCGGTATCCGGGCTGCCGCGGACATTGCAGTGGTGGTAGATCATTGCCCATTACCCATCAATGTGATGGCGCTTCCGGGGTTAGCGGATGTGCGTACGTTACAGGAGCTGGGCGTGAAGCGGGTGAGTATGGGACCTTTCCTGTTCGAGCAGGTATACCGGGAGCTGGGTTTGTTATCGGAACAGATCAGACAGCGAGTGGATGTGCAGGTATTATTTGGGGAGACGGTCTAG
- a CDS encoding oxidoreductase, whose amino-acid sequence MQQQKVWFITGASKGFGFEITKAALAAGHKVAATVRTKADQVKAALGNNPDLEIVQLDVTDKPAIEKGVQQAINRFGRIDVLVNNAGYGLLAAVEEATDAEMHRQFDTNVFGLLNVTRAVLPFMRSQQTGHIINIASLFAYGINVPGLGLYAATKYTVEGISEALDLELRSLGIRVTSAAPGLFRTEFLASDSYVNTSNPLPAYDATVGQTRNNTTFYHGNQPGDPAKLAQVILLAANSDNPPVHLPIGPDAIALFRDKTASKEAEIAAWEKITSDTNFTTTAHV is encoded by the coding sequence ATGCAACAGCAAAAAGTATGGTTCATCACCGGCGCCTCCAAAGGCTTCGGCTTCGAAATCACCAAAGCTGCACTGGCCGCCGGCCACAAAGTAGCAGCCACCGTTCGTACCAAAGCAGACCAGGTAAAAGCAGCCTTGGGAAATAACCCCGACCTAGAGATCGTACAACTCGATGTTACCGACAAACCCGCCATAGAAAAAGGCGTACAGCAGGCAATCAACCGCTTCGGTCGCATCGATGTACTGGTCAATAACGCCGGCTATGGGCTGCTGGCAGCAGTAGAAGAAGCCACCGACGCAGAAATGCACCGCCAATTCGATACCAACGTATTCGGCTTGCTTAACGTCACCAGGGCCGTACTGCCTTTCATGCGTAGCCAGCAGACAGGCCATATCATCAACATCGCATCCCTCTTCGCCTATGGTATCAACGTACCGGGACTGGGATTGTACGCCGCCACTAAATACACCGTAGAAGGGATCTCCGAAGCACTCGACCTGGAACTAAGATCACTGGGCATCCGCGTCACCTCCGCCGCACCAGGCCTCTTCAGAACCGAATTCCTGGCCAGCGACTCCTATGTCAACACCAGCAACCCACTACCGGCATACGACGCCACCGTCGGACAAACACGCAATAACACCACCTTCTATCATGGCAACCAACCGGGAGACCCGGCTAAACTGGCCCAGGTCATCCTCCTCGCCGCCAACAGCGACAATCCGCCCGTACACCTGCCCATTGGTCCCGATGCCATCGCCCTCTTCCGCGATAAAACCGCCAGCAAAGAAGCAGAGATCGCAGCTTGGGAAAAAATCACCAGCGATACTAACTTCACAACTACCGCTCATGTATAA
- a CDS encoding TetR/AcrR family transcriptional regulator — MTKAEQTKQLIIEKTVSLFNTKGIAATAMSDIMDATGLAKGSLYLHFENKEELSYSVVDYSLQLLSEKLFFIVNKSKTPKAKLLAHIQFFSDPLHPPVTGGCPMMNFGMEADDTNQVIKEKIRSFMQNGIDAIAETIREGIRIGQFKQDWNAKEFAVKMFALLEGGIMMSRIIGNNEASKTIVGILKKEIDAQTI; from the coding sequence TTGACAAAAGCAGAACAAACCAAACAGCTCATCATAGAAAAAACCGTCTCCCTCTTCAATACCAAAGGGATCGCGGCCACCGCCATGAGCGACATCATGGATGCCACAGGTCTCGCCAAAGGCAGCCTATACCTGCATTTTGAAAACAAAGAAGAACTGAGCTACAGCGTAGTCGACTACAGCCTGCAACTCCTCTCCGAAAAACTATTCTTCATCGTCAATAAAAGCAAAACACCCAAAGCCAAACTGCTGGCCCACATCCAATTCTTCAGCGATCCACTGCACCCACCCGTCACAGGTGGCTGCCCCATGATGAACTTCGGCATGGAAGCAGATGATACCAATCAGGTCATCAAAGAAAAGATCAGATCATTCATGCAGAATGGTATAGATGCCATCGCCGAAACCATCCGCGAAGGCATCCGCATCGGCCAGTTTAAACAAGACTGGAACGCAAAAGAATTCGCTGTCAAAATGTTCGCACTCCTCGAAGGAGGCATCATGATGTCTCGCATCATAGGCAACAACGAAGCCAGCAAAACAATCGTGGGCATCCTGAAAAAAGAAATAGACGCACAAACAATATAA
- a CDS encoding TlpA disulfide reductase family protein: MLLFLLSACGQRERGGYVLRGAINGGGRDTLFLHLLSSGRLLPVGMPRDGVLDYAGEVLAEPLEAMLVYRRDTLVPASPSFYLENATITVAGDRADAEQVQLSAVDAGGKPVELLVMRGNTPELVALSQAFNWEEDSAPIERPSNLRRALAKYNRLVAQRKQRISQFCQRYPGSAATFDLLYSHMPDFSVDELQRYAGQFGEAVKRLPAYVTFTNALSNSSPIEPGAMLKDFSLPDSAGRSHSLSAFRGKLLLVTFWGSWCGPCRSELPSLLRLHQTFMNEQFDVISIAVAEPDTRSWRRLLRDEHMSWTNVLGGGRQWLKDTYHISGVPYNFLLGPDGKIIAKHLSMFEVEEQIKHFIRQRRAKEV, encoded by the coding sequence ATGCTGTTATTTCTGCTGTCGGCTTGCGGCCAGCGGGAACGCGGCGGTTATGTATTGCGCGGTGCTATCAATGGCGGAGGCAGGGATACGCTGTTCCTGCATTTGTTATCCAGCGGGCGGTTGTTGCCGGTGGGGATGCCTAGGGATGGGGTGTTGGATTATGCCGGGGAGGTGTTGGCGGAGCCATTGGAAGCGATGCTGGTGTATAGGCGGGATACGTTGGTGCCGGCAAGTCCTTCCTTTTACCTGGAGAATGCGACGATCACGGTAGCTGGGGATAGGGCAGATGCGGAGCAGGTGCAGTTAAGTGCCGTGGATGCGGGCGGTAAGCCGGTGGAGTTACTGGTGATGCGTGGGAATACGCCGGAGTTGGTGGCATTGAGTCAGGCGTTCAACTGGGAGGAGGATTCGGCGCCGATTGAGCGCCCCAGTAATCTGCGGCGGGCGCTGGCGAAGTATAACCGGCTGGTGGCGCAGCGGAAGCAGCGGATCAGCCAGTTCTGTCAGCGTTATCCCGGTAGTGCGGCTACTTTTGATTTGTTGTATAGCCATATGCCTGACTTTTCGGTGGATGAGCTACAGCGATATGCGGGCCAGTTTGGTGAGGCGGTGAAGCGGTTGCCTGCTTATGTTACTTTTACCAATGCGTTGTCAAACAGCTCTCCTATTGAGCCCGGCGCGATGCTAAAAGACTTTTCGTTGCCGGACAGTGCGGGTCGTTCTCATAGCCTGTCTGCCTTCCGGGGTAAGTTGTTGCTGGTGACGTTTTGGGGTAGCTGGTGTGGTCCCTGCCGGTCGGAGCTTCCCTCCTTGTTGCGGTTGCACCAGACCTTCATGAATGAGCAATTTGACGTTATCTCCATTGCGGTAGCGGAGCCGGATACACGGAGCTGGCGGCGGTTGTTGCGGGATGAGCATATGAGCTGGACCAATGTACTTGGTGGTGGCCGGCAGTGGCTGAAGGACACTTATCATATCAGCGGGGTACCTTATAATTTCCTGCTGGGGCCTGACGGCAAGATCATTGCCAAACACCTTTCTATGTTCGAGGTGGAGGAGCAGATCAAACATTTTATCCGTCAGCGGCGCGCGAAGGAGGTGTAA
- a CDS encoding DUF2461 domain-containing protein, with protein sequence MAKRQTAQPTIHPSSFKFLDTLAQNNNREWFNAHKDLYLEELQRIETFADALLATLHTHDLIETPSGKKSLHRIYRDTRFSHNKTPYKINWSGAFKRATRQRRGGYYFHIEPGNTFIAGGFWGPVPQDLKRVRDDIAFDPSPLRKILKSKTFINTFGTLKGEQLKTTPKGYDATHEAVDLLRYKQFLLIRRFSDDEVLSQHFLEEAGRTFKNMRPFFDYMSDVLTTGPNGEEA encoded by the coding sequence ATGGCAAAAAGACAAACAGCACAACCCACGATTCATCCCTCCAGCTTCAAATTCCTGGATACCCTGGCGCAAAACAACAATAGAGAATGGTTCAACGCCCATAAAGACCTATACCTCGAAGAACTGCAACGCATAGAAACATTCGCCGACGCCCTGCTGGCAACACTACATACACACGACCTCATCGAAACACCCTCCGGCAAAAAAAGCCTCCATCGCATCTACCGCGATACCCGCTTCTCTCATAATAAAACACCGTACAAAATAAACTGGAGCGGTGCCTTCAAAAGAGCAACCCGGCAAAGAAGAGGAGGATACTACTTTCATATCGAACCGGGCAATACCTTCATCGCCGGCGGCTTCTGGGGCCCCGTACCGCAAGATCTTAAACGCGTACGCGACGACATCGCCTTCGATCCATCCCCCCTGAGGAAAATACTGAAAAGCAAAACTTTCATCAATACATTCGGTACCTTAAAGGGAGAACAACTCAAAACAACGCCCAAAGGATATGACGCAACACACGAAGCAGTCGACTTATTACGTTATAAACAATTCCTGCTCATCAGAAGATTTTCTGATGACGAAGTACTAAGCCAACATTTCCTCGAAGAAGCCGGCCGCACCTTCAAAAACATGCGCCCCTTCTTCGATTACATGAGCGATGTACTTACAACAGGCCCTAACGGAGAAGAGGCTTAA
- a CDS encoding alpha/beta fold hydrolase, producing the protein MPRILLMLSLLCTTIAHAQVNYGNNKAAGHYLNTRGIKLYYESYGQGEPLILMHINGGSIKLFEQQIPFFAKNYRVIAIDSRAHGKSIDTKDSLSFEMMADDLNALMDSLHLKNANIIGWSDGGITGLVMAMRYPERVKKLIVSGPNLWPDTTAIVPFVFHLMQQTVDSLRQAPPTAENKNTIKVVSLDLLHPHISLRQLHSIKVPTLVIGGDHDAIPTAHLVEIYNNIPNAYLWISPNTSHFVATSRKDEFNRKVTDFLHQPYHKIEGIKILE; encoded by the coding sequence ATGCCGCGCATTCTGCTGATGCTATCCTTACTCTGCACAACAATCGCCCATGCCCAGGTCAACTATGGCAACAACAAAGCTGCTGGCCATTACCTCAACACCAGAGGGATCAAACTGTATTATGAATCCTACGGACAGGGAGAACCATTGATATTGATGCACATCAATGGCGGCTCCATCAAATTGTTTGAACAGCAGATACCTTTCTTCGCCAAAAACTATCGGGTCATCGCCATCGATAGCCGCGCCCATGGTAAAAGTATCGATACCAAAGACTCCCTCAGCTTCGAAATGATGGCCGATGACCTCAATGCACTCATGGATAGCCTGCACCTGAAAAATGCCAATATCATTGGCTGGAGCGATGGCGGCATCACCGGTCTTGTAATGGCCATGAGATATCCCGAAAGAGTCAAAAAACTGATCGTATCAGGTCCCAACCTCTGGCCCGATACCACCGCTATCGTACCGTTCGTTTTCCACCTGATGCAACAAACCGTCGACAGTCTCAGACAGGCGCCGCCAACAGCAGAAAACAAAAACACGATAAAAGTGGTCAGCCTCGACCTGCTACATCCTCATATCTCCCTCCGGCAGCTGCATAGCATCAAAGTACCTACCCTCGTCATCGGGGGAGACCACGATGCTATCCCCACCGCTCACCTGGTAGAAATATACAATAACATACCCAACGCTTACCTCTGGATCTCACCCAATACCAGTCACTTTGTAGCCACATCCCGCAAAGACGAGTTCAACCGCAAAGTAACTGACTTCCTGCACCAACCCTATCATAAAATAGAAGGGATCAAAATACTGGAATAA